Proteins encoded by one window of Esox lucius isolate fEsoLuc1 chromosome 4, fEsoLuc1.pri, whole genome shotgun sequence:
- the LOC105026155 gene encoding vacuolar ATPase assembly integral membrane protein vma21 — protein sequence MDGFAKTSLSTTSVGAPDFRGNESSLVSALKTLLFFTILMVTMPIGLYFASKAYIFEGSLQMSSSDSYFYAAIVAVLTVHVVLALFVYVAWNEGSTKDKGKHD from the exons ATGGACGGATTCGCCAAAACATCACTTAGCACCACGTCAGTTGGAGCCCCGGACTTCAGAGG GAATGAGAGTTCTCTGGTGTCTGCTCTCAAGACTCTCCTGTTCTTCACCATCCTGATGGTCACCATGCCCATAGGACTCTACTTCGCATCAAAGGCATATATTTTTGAAG GTTCCCTACAGATGTCCAGCTCTGACAGTTATTTCTATGCTGCCATCGTAGCGGTGTTGACTGTGCACGTAGTGCTGGCGCTGTTTGTATACGTGGCTTGGAATGAGGGCTCCACCAAGGACAAGGGCAAACATGACTAA